ATGCACAGCCTGGTCGGAATGGCGGCCTGCTTCGTGGGCTTTGCAAGCTACGTCGACACCTCGGTCCACTTCACCGGGTCCGAGAAGGCCCTCCACGAAGTCGAAATTTACATCGGCATTCTGATCGGTGCGGTGACATTCGCGGGCTCGATCATCGCGTTCGGCAAGCTCTCGGGCAAGGTCGGCGGCAAGCCGCTGTTGCTGCCGGCGCGGCACTGGCTCAACCTGGCAGCACTGTTGGTGGTGATCGTGTCCGGCCGGGCATTCCTTCATGCGGGCAGCATCCAGGATGGCATGACGCCGCTCGTCGTGATGACAGCGATCTCACTGCTGTTCGGCGTGCACATGGTGATGGCCATCGGTGGTGCCGATATGCCCGTGGTGGTGTCGATGCTCAACAGCTACTCGGGCTGGGCGGCGGCGGCCACCGGCTTCATGCTCGGCAACGACCTGCTGATCGTGATCGGCGCGCTGGTGGGCTCGTCGGGCGCGATTCTCTCGTACATCATGTGCCGCGCGATGAACCGCAACTTCATTAACGTGATCGCCGGCGGATTCGGTACCGCCAGCGGCGCGCACGCAGCGGTCGGTGGCGGCGCGCAGCCGGCCGGTGAGGTAGTGGCGGTGAACTCCGCCGAAACCGCCGAGTTGCTGCGCGACGCGAAGAGCGTGATCATCGTGCCCGGCTACGGCATGGCCGTGGCGCAGGCCCAGCACACGGTGTACGAACTCACCAGTGTGCTGCGCGAAAAGGGCGTAGACGTGCGCTTCGCGATTCACCCGGTGGCCGGCCGCATGCCGGGCCATATGAACGTGCTGTTGGCCGAAGCGAAGGTGCCCTACAACATCGTGCTGGAGATGGACGAAATCAACGCCGATTTCGCCGAGGCGGACGTTTCGATGGTCATCGGCGCGAACGACATTGTGAACCCCGCGGCGCAGGAGGATCCGGCGAGCCCGATCGCCGGTATGCCGGTACTGGAGGTCTGGAAGGCGAAGACGTCGATCGTGATGAAGCGCAGCATGGCCTCCGGATATGCTGGCGTGGAAAACCCGCTCTTCTACAGGGACAACAACCGCATGTTGTTCGGCGATGCGAAGGCGATGTTGCGCGAGATCTTTGCGGCGCTGAAAGCCTGAACACGGTGACGCGCTCGACAACTACGGTTACTTCATAAGCCATTCGTATTTATATTACTCTGCCTTACCGGCACGCCAATCCCACAAAAAGGATTACTTATATGAAAAAGTCCCGCCGTATATTTATGATCGCGACCGCCGGTGTGGCTTCGAGTCTGGCGCTCACGCGTCTTGCATTCGCCGATTCTCCGAAAGAGTCCGACACCGACGCTACGGCGCAGGCACTCGGCTACAAATCCGATGCAACCAAAGTTGACAAAGCGAAATACGCGAAGTATGCCGCTGGCCAGGTTTGCGGCAACTGCACGTTCTATCAGGGCAAGCCAGGCGACGCGTTCGCGCCTTGCCCGATGTTCGGGGGAAAGCAGGTCGCAGGCAAGGGCTGGTGCAGCGCGTATAGCAAGAAAGCCTGAAGCAATGGCGCGTGTCGACGATATCTGAAGCATCAGTGAGCGACCGGTGGTTGCAAGCGGCCAGCCGATAAGACGTTATATTTCGTAATCCAAATATAAGAAGGCTGGCTGTATGGGAGCTTTTGCGGCGACGATCCGGTTCAAGGTCATGCTGACGCTTGGTGTCTGCGTCGCGCTGATGGTGGCGATCGGCATGATGGGCCTTCGCGGTCTGGCGAGGCTCAGCACCGATATGGGCAGTATGTACTCGGCGAGTACCGTGCCGATCGAGGATCTCGCCTCGATGCAGGCGGCGGCGCTGAAGATCCGTCTGCAGATGCGCTACATCCAGGCGCTGCATGAACAGGAAAAGGCCGAGGAACTCGTGGCCGATATCGGCAAAGAGCAAAGGAAGCTCGATGCGGCCTGGCACGACTACTATCCCGCAAAGATCGCGACGGCGGATGAGCGCCGATTGGCCGACCGGGTAGCGATGGTATTGGCCGCCTTCCGGACGCAATCGGACGATATCGTCGCGGTGCTTCGGTCCGGCAATCTGGAGATGGCGGCCTATTCGATTGACGAGCTGACGGAAACTGGCGATGCATTGTCTGACGCAATCGGCCGCGACGTTGCACTGAGCGCCATGCAGGCGCGGCAATTGGCGGAGCGCGGCAACGCGACGTTCGATGCGTTGCGATGGACCGTGCTAGGTGCAATCGGCCTTGGCATCGTCGTAGCCACGGCTGCTTCGGCCTGGCTGCTTTGGGCGATTACGACGCCGCTTAAGGCTGCGCTCGACGTTGCACGGCAAATCGCCGAAGGCCGTTTGGGCAACGCCGAGGGCATGAGCCTGCATGGAGAGTTCGCCCAGTTGCTCGATGCGCTGCAAACGATGGACCGGCACCTCGCAGGGACGGTGCATACGATCAAGGGATCGAGTGATGCGATCCAGTACGCGTCGATCCAGATAGCCGAAGGCAGCGCGGATTTGTCCTCTGGCGCAAGGCGACAAGCCGAGTCGCTCGAAGAGACTGCGGCGAGCCTGAGCGAGCTGATCCTGTCGGTTCAACGCAATGCGGATTACGTTCGCCACGCCGCGGAGTTTGCCAATTCGACGTCGCTCGCGGCCGATACGAGCGTGGCGGCCGTCGAGCAGATGCGCGGCACGATGGGCGTGATTTCCGCCAGCTCGGCGAAAATCGTGGAAATCACGGCGCTGATCGAGGGGATCGCGTTTCAGACCAATATCCTCGCGCTGAATGCCGCCGTCGAGGCGGCGCGTGCTGGCGAGCACGGCCGCGGGTTTGCCGTCGTCGCCGGAGAGGTGCGCTGCCTCGCGCAGCGGGCAGCCAGCGCGGCGAAGGAAATCAAGGTGCTGGTGCGCGGCTCGGTAGAGTCCATTTCGGGTGGCTGCGCACATGCCGACCTGGTGGCGCATGCCATGGGAGAGGTGCGGCTTGCGATCCAGCGCGTGGTCGAAATCAACCAGAGCATCTTCGAAGCTTCGGAAACGCAGCGCAGCGGGATCGGGCAGGTCAACGAGGCGGTGAGCCGCATGGATCAGGTGATCCGCCGCAATGCTGCCGTCGTCGAGCAGGCAGCGCAAGCAGCGTTCTCGCTGGGGGAGCAGGTCGCCGCCCAGCGGCACGCGATTGCGGTCTTCGAGGTCCATTCTCCCGCAAGCGCGACAACGAACTGAGCGGCGACGGTCACCGTTGGACCGCCGGGACACAACCGTCAAAGCCGAATGGCTCGCGCGCCTGCCGGTCTTGATATAGATCCCTGACTCACACCTTGATTTGACATAAGCCTAATTATCAACGTTTTATAGTAGTCCTATATTTCGCTACGGCAATTGCGCCGATGCGAGATTCGATACGACGGTTGTCAATCGGCGAACACTGCACGTTACGCGGTCCGCTCGACAGCCGATCATACGTGCAGTAACAGTGAGCGCACAATCGCTGTGCGTTGTGTTCCGACACTATCCTTAGTCGTTGCGCTCAGGACAGCCATCCAGATTTCTACTGTAGCGCAACTGACTTTGCCTCGCTACGCTTGGTCGCTCTCATCGTCGATGCGGAGTGCGCGAGATGGATCACTGGCGTATGGCATATCTCGGGATCCGGCAGGTGCCGCGCGAACTGAGCGAATTCGAACTCAATACGTTCTTCACGTTTTCCAGGCGCGATCTCGCGAGCATCGACTCGCGGCGTTCCGATCTCTATCGGCTCGCCATGGCATTGCATGTCGGGTTTATACGGATGACCGGTAGGACACTCGACTCGTACAAGCAGATTCCTACGATCCTTCTACGACACCTCGGCCAGCAACTGGGAGTCCAGTCGCCTGACGTCGGGACACTTCGATCGATCTACGATGGCAACTTGAAAACGCTGTCTGATCACCAGAAGTTCGCCCAAACGGTCGTCAATTTCCGGTCTATAGCAGAGCATCAGCGTCGATACGTCATCAGATGGCTCAAGGAACAGCTCACTGGCCGTCCGGAACGCGGGCAGTTGATGAGTGAGCTCAAGCGCTGGTTCTACGAGCACCGGATCGTGATACCGCCTGATCGCATGCTTAGACAGTTTATCGTTCAGGCCGTGCATGACATCGAAGCACTGCTACATGAGACGCTTCAGCAGGCGCTGGGCGTGGACAGGCTGGACGGCTGGGCACGCCTTCTTCCCCTTCCGCATGGAGACCATTCCAGTTTGCAACGCTGGTTGTGGGCTGTGCCGCTTCGCGGATCGACTCACCAGATGGGCGAAGTGCTCGACAAGATCAATCTGCTCACCATGTACGGCGTGGCTGCGAACTGGCCTGCTGGGTGTAACGATGCGATCGTTCGTCACTACGCGCGCCGTTGCGCCAGCCGGCCACCGTCGATCAGCAAGCGGATCGAGCCGCACGGCCGACGGCTGGAGGCCGCATGCTTTATGCGATATGCCCTGTGTACATCGACAGACCAGGTGCTTTCGATGCTGCGACGCTGGGTACAGCAAGCCGTCAACGACGCATCTCATACCGTCGACGCTGCAAGGGTAAAGGCCGCCGACCAGCTCCACGAATTTGCTGTCGCCGTGAAGGCATTGGCCACCGACGATTCGCTGTCGCATGAAAACCTGCGTAAAGAGCTTTGCGTGCTGGCTGATCAGGTTCTGCAACCCCATACGCCAAACAGGCGCAGCCAGATCCGTCAATGCCTCATTCTGAGACGTCATTCCGCGCGTAATCTGCTGATGCGGCTTGTGCAGTTGCCGTTTGAAGGGGAAGCGGCACATCCGGTCCTCGACGCGATCGTCCTGCTGCGAGGTCTCTATCGACGTCATGTCTATCTGTTGCCCGATGGCACGAACATCCGGCTTGGTCGAGCATGGCGCGAAGCGATCGACAGTTACGACCGCCTCAAGGCGATGATAGCTTTCGAATGGGCCACACTGTTTGCCCTACGGGTCGCGCTGCGCAATGGCACCATCTTTGTCCAGCACAGCTTTTCGTTCCGCAGCCAGACACATATGCTGATTCCGGCCGAAGAGTGGCCAACGAGGCGGAACAATCTGTACGGGCATCTCGGCGTCCCCCAAGATCCCAAGGAGTTTCTGGATCCGGTCCTGGAGCACCTCGACCAGCGCCTTGAGTTGCTTCGCCAGGCAGTCGACGACGGTAAGGTGCGGATCGACACGGCGGTACATCTGGATCCGTTGCAGGCCCAGCCCGAAAGCGCAGAGACCGATCAGCTGCGGCGCGCCATCTTCGAAGCCCATCCGCCGGGTCAGTTACCGGAGATCATCCTCGAAATTGACAGCGCAACCCGCTTCAGCTGGGTTTTGCTGGGACGTGAACCCCGGTCACGGATCGAATTGCTGATGGTTTATTCAGCCGTTCTGGCGCACGGGACTTCGCTCTCGGCTGCGGACATTTCCCGGATGGTTCCGGAGGTATCGCCGGCCGCGATCCGCCAGATGATGAAGCGACTTGAGGATGAAAGGATGCTTCGGCTTGCAGCCGATGCCGTCCTCGAGTTTATGCATGAGCATCCGGTCGCTGCTTGTTGGGGACGGGCAGATCTCGCGTCGTCCGACATGATGTCACTTGAGACAACACGTTCTGTCTGGCAGGCTCGCGCTGATCCGCGGCGCCGTACTGCATCCATCGGAATGTATACCCACGTGCTCGATCGTTGGGGGATCTTCTACGATCAGCCCATTGTGCTGAATGAACGTCAGGCGGGTGCAGCAATAGAAGGTGTCGTGCGGCAAAGCGCAACCACGGATATCGCGGCGCTTGCGGTTGACACGCATGGATACACCGACTTTGCGATGGGAATGGCACGGGTATTGGGCTTTGATCTCTGCCCTCGCCTGTCGCATCTTCGTGACCGTCGCCTTCACGTTCCTCGCAGGCACGATGTCCCGCCGCAACTCGCCTCGATTACTGATCGCGATGTCAGACTCGACCTTATTGCGGACGTCTGGGACGAGTTTGTGAGGATCGCTGCCTCCATACGTTCGGGAAAGTGCACTGCAGTTGACGCCCTCACCCGCTTCGGGTCGGCCGCGCGCGGACAGAGTGTGTACGAAGGTGGTGTTCATATTGGGCGTCTGTTCAGAAGCATCTTTCTGATCGACTACTTCACCAACACGGCGTTCAGGAGCGAGCTGCAGCATGTGTTAAACCGGGGCGAGGCCGTGCACAACGTCCAGCGTGCGATCCATATCGGCAAGATCCCTGTCGAACTCGCTCGGCGTCAGGAGTCACTGTCCGCAGTGTCCTCCGCACTGACACTTCTCTCGAATATCTTGATGGCGTGGAACACCACTCACATGCAACGCGCTGTCGATGAAATGCAGGTTGTCACTGGCCAGCCATTGGATCCTGAAGAGTTGAAGCGAATCGCCCCGACACACCTGGAGGGCATCAATCTGCGCGGGACGTTCAATTTCCCGGTGGCCCGGTACGCGCGACGAATCCTGCCAAGTCTCGCGAGTGATCTGCCCGCCTCTGCCGCCAGTCGTCAAGCGTAGATGGTCGAATCCTGCGGACCGCACCGATATTCCAGACAGTGTCTGGAATATCGGTTTTTCATCACGCCGTACCCAAACAGGGGGCCTTCTGGCGGGTAGTCAGCATATGCTTGATAGCAAAGAGAATTTATACGGGGCCACAAGGCGGAGCCGTGCCAAGCTTAGGCGGCCCTAACCGGAAAAATGCACTGAAATCAAGGGCACACCGAGGAGCAAAGCGTCGGGGCGAGGCTAGCCGACCACCATCAGAACCTAGGAGTGTCCGACCGACGGCATCACAAAGAGGCGTTCGTCCCACACCACGGGTT
This region of Paraburkholderia terrae genomic DNA includes:
- a CDS encoding high-potential iron-sulfur protein; this encodes MKKSRRIFMIATAGVASSLALTRLAFADSPKESDTDATAQALGYKSDATKVDKAKYAKYAAGQVCGNCTFYQGKPGDAFAPCPMFGGKQVAGKGWCSAYSKKA
- a CDS encoding Tn3 family transposase encodes the protein MDHWRMAYLGIRQVPRELSEFELNTFFTFSRRDLASIDSRRSDLYRLAMALHVGFIRMTGRTLDSYKQIPTILLRHLGQQLGVQSPDVGTLRSIYDGNLKTLSDHQKFAQTVVNFRSIAEHQRRYVIRWLKEQLTGRPERGQLMSELKRWFYEHRIVIPPDRMLRQFIVQAVHDIEALLHETLQQALGVDRLDGWARLLPLPHGDHSSLQRWLWAVPLRGSTHQMGEVLDKINLLTMYGVAANWPAGCNDAIVRHYARRCASRPPSISKRIEPHGRRLEAACFMRYALCTSTDQVLSMLRRWVQQAVNDASHTVDAARVKAADQLHEFAVAVKALATDDSLSHENLRKELCVLADQVLQPHTPNRRSQIRQCLILRRHSARNLLMRLVQLPFEGEAAHPVLDAIVLLRGLYRRHVYLLPDGTNIRLGRAWREAIDSYDRLKAMIAFEWATLFALRVALRNGTIFVQHSFSFRSQTHMLIPAEEWPTRRNNLYGHLGVPQDPKEFLDPVLEHLDQRLELLRQAVDDGKVRIDTAVHLDPLQAQPESAETDQLRRAIFEAHPPGQLPEIILEIDSATRFSWVLLGREPRSRIELLMVYSAVLAHGTSLSAADISRMVPEVSPAAIRQMMKRLEDERMLRLAADAVLEFMHEHPVAACWGRADLASSDMMSLETTRSVWQARADPRRRTASIGMYTHVLDRWGIFYDQPIVLNERQAGAAIEGVVRQSATTDIAALAVDTHGYTDFAMGMARVLGFDLCPRLSHLRDRRLHVPRRHDVPPQLASITDRDVRLDLIADVWDEFVRIAASIRSGKCTAVDALTRFGSAARGQSVYEGGVHIGRLFRSIFLIDYFTNTAFRSELQHVLNRGEAVHNVQRAIHIGKIPVELARRQESLSAVSSALTLLSNILMAWNTTHMQRAVDEMQVVTGQPLDPEELKRIAPTHLEGINLRGTFNFPVARYARRILPSLASDLPASAASRQA
- the pntB gene encoding Re/Si-specific NAD(P)(+) transhydrogenase subunit beta, which gives rise to MTSNLTTVSYIGAAMLFILSLGGLANPETARRGNLLGMVGMTVAVLATVLGPRVSFGGIPYIVGALVVGGAVGIVAARKVQMTQMPELVALMHSLVGMAACFVGFASYVDTSVHFTGSEKALHEVEIYIGILIGAVTFAGSIIAFGKLSGKVGGKPLLLPARHWLNLAALLVVIVSGRAFLHAGSIQDGMTPLVVMTAISLLFGVHMVMAIGGADMPVVVSMLNSYSGWAAAATGFMLGNDLLIVIGALVGSSGAILSYIMCRAMNRNFINVIAGGFGTASGAHAAVGGGAQPAGEVVAVNSAETAELLRDAKSVIIVPGYGMAVAQAQHTVYELTSVLREKGVDVRFAIHPVAGRMPGHMNVLLAEAKVPYNIVLEMDEINADFAEADVSMVIGANDIVNPAAQEDPASPIAGMPVLEVWKAKTSIVMKRSMASGYAGVENPLFYRDNNRMLFGDAKAMLREIFAALKA
- a CDS encoding methyl-accepting chemotaxis protein; the encoded protein is MVAIGMMGLRGLARLSTDMGSMYSASTVPIEDLASMQAAALKIRLQMRYIQALHEQEKAEELVADIGKEQRKLDAAWHDYYPAKIATADERRLADRVAMVLAAFRTQSDDIVAVLRSGNLEMAAYSIDELTETGDALSDAIGRDVALSAMQARQLAERGNATFDALRWTVLGAIGLGIVVATAASAWLLWAITTPLKAALDVARQIAEGRLGNAEGMSLHGEFAQLLDALQTMDRHLAGTVHTIKGSSDAIQYASIQIAEGSADLSSGARRQAESLEETAASLSELILSVQRNADYVRHAAEFANSTSLAADTSVAAVEQMRGTMGVISASSAKIVEITALIEGIAFQTNILALNAAVEAARAGEHGRGFAVVAGEVRCLAQRAASAAKEIKVLVRGSVESISGGCAHADLVAHAMGEVRLAIQRVVEINQSIFEASETQRSGIGQVNEAVSRMDQVIRRNAAVVEQAAQAAFSLGEQVAAQRHAIAVFEVHSPASATTN